One stretch of Candidatus Krumholzibacteriia bacterium DNA includes these proteins:
- a CDS encoding DUF494 domain-containing protein, with translation MWTRLMDLVVLVAEISRSADRSSVELDKELLSRGYSTDEIEHAVFWFSSRPGQGGVERLRTGSFRVLSDFERMSLSTGAFDYMFRLLNLGIIDGRQFETIVARAIPVGTEKVEVEDVKEIACAVIFDRDAGDADEDVFDHFDAGGAPV, from the coding sequence ATGTGGACACGGCTCATGGACCTTGTGGTGCTCGTGGCGGAGATCAGCCGGAGCGCCGACCGCAGCAGCGTCGAGCTCGACAAGGAGTTGTTGAGCCGGGGCTACTCAACAGATGAGATCGAGCATGCGGTTTTCTGGTTCTCGTCGCGGCCCGGCCAGGGCGGCGTGGAGCGCCTGCGTACCGGGTCGTTCCGCGTGCTGAGCGATTTCGAGCGCATGAGCTTGAGCACCGGCGCCTTCGATTATATGTTCCGCCTGCTCAACCTCGGGATCATCGACGGGCGGCAGTTCGAGACCATCGTGGCCCGTGCCATCCCGGTGGGGACGGAGAAGGTCGAGGTGGAGGACGTGAAGGAGATCGCCTGCGCGGTCATTTTCGACCGTGACGCGGGTGACGCCGACGAAGACGTGTTTGACCATTTCGATGCCGGCGGGGCCCCGGTTTGA
- the topA gene encoding type I DNA topoisomerase yields the protein MPNNALVIVESPAKANTIKKFLGKGYKVVASVGHVMDLPTNRLGVDLDDGFAPEYVVSRGKKKVLDQIKKDAKTADLVYLALDLDREGEAIAWHIREYIAPVQKNVKRIIFNEITKAAIQGAIKNPMEVDMQKVDAQQARRILDRLVGYKISPVLWQIFYYGLSAGRVQTVGLRLVCERENEIEAFVAVEYWTVEGLLGAANGELPVKLIEKKGKKVDLKTKEETDAVVADLRKASYQVTSVERKERKRNPQPPYITSTMQRDAARRLRFSAKKIMMLAQQLYEGVDVGNGDRVGLITYMRTDSVRVSDQALGTARDYIASTFGSEYHPDKPRVHKTSTKAQDAHEAIRPSDVTRTPESLKGTMAKDLHALYELIWRRFVASQMESARYDTTEVMVKAGDYTLKANGRVMTFPGFLSVYEEQLQEEGGELPAVSEGEKLELKNIDGTQHFTEPPPRYTEATLIKDLEDKGIGRPSTYANIVSIIQDREYVEKQEGRLSPTTLGRQVWKTLERFFPEVFDTSFTAQMEQELDRVEGGEFAWQAVVKDFYGPFKESLDHIDEKKALLKSDLQEETDVKCEKCGRNLIKKWGRNGQFLACPAYPECKFSRPLTEQMPSVHIEGKCPKCGSDLVAKTGRYGRFAACSRYPECKHTEAFPIGMNCPREGCKGKVVEKVTKRMKVFYGCSAYPECDWASWDKPAEEECPSCGNPYLVHKSSKSRGEFLRCPKCKEEFAGE from the coding sequence ATGCCGAACAACGCACTGGTAATCGTCGAGTCGCCCGCCAAGGCGAACACCATCAAGAAGTTCCTCGGTAAGGGCTACAAAGTGGTGGCCTCGGTGGGACACGTGATGGACCTGCCCACCAACCGGCTCGGGGTGGACCTCGACGACGGATTCGCGCCCGAGTATGTGGTTTCACGGGGCAAGAAGAAGGTCCTCGACCAGATCAAGAAGGACGCCAAGACGGCCGACCTTGTCTACCTGGCGCTCGACCTTGATCGCGAGGGCGAGGCCATCGCGTGGCACATCCGCGAGTACATCGCTCCGGTGCAGAAGAACGTCAAACGCATCATCTTCAACGAGATCACCAAGGCGGCCATCCAGGGGGCCATCAAAAACCCCATGGAAGTGGACATGCAGAAGGTGGATGCGCAGCAGGCGCGGCGCATCCTGGACCGCCTGGTGGGCTACAAGATCAGCCCGGTGCTGTGGCAGATCTTCTACTACGGACTCTCGGCGGGGCGCGTGCAGACGGTGGGGCTGCGGCTGGTGTGTGAACGCGAGAATGAGATCGAGGCGTTCGTTGCGGTGGAGTACTGGACCGTCGAGGGCCTGCTCGGCGCGGCCAACGGCGAACTGCCGGTCAAGCTCATCGAGAAGAAGGGCAAGAAGGTCGACCTGAAGACGAAGGAAGAGACCGACGCGGTGGTGGCCGACCTGCGCAAGGCGTCGTACCAGGTGACCTCCGTGGAACGCAAGGAGCGCAAGCGCAACCCCCAGCCGCCGTACATCACCAGTACCATGCAGCGCGACGCCGCACGCCGCCTGCGCTTTTCCGCCAAGAAGATCATGATGCTGGCGCAGCAACTCTACGAGGGTGTCGACGTCGGCAACGGCGACCGCGTGGGTCTCATTACCTACATGCGTACCGATTCGGTGCGTGTGTCGGATCAGGCGCTGGGTACGGCGCGGGATTACATCGCGAGCACCTTCGGCTCTGAGTATCACCCGGACAAGCCACGCGTGCACAAGACCAGCACCAAGGCCCAGGACGCGCACGAAGCCATTCGCCCCTCGGACGTGACGCGCACCCCCGAGTCGCTCAAGGGGACCATGGCCAAGGATCTGCACGCGCTCTACGAGCTGATCTGGCGGCGCTTCGTGGCCTCGCAGATGGAGAGCGCGCGCTACGACACCACCGAAGTGATGGTGAAGGCCGGCGACTACACCCTCAAGGCCAACGGGCGCGTGATGACGTTCCCCGGTTTCCTCTCCGTCTACGAGGAGCAGTTGCAGGAAGAGGGGGGCGAACTGCCCGCGGTGAGCGAGGGCGAGAAGCTGGAACTGAAGAACATCGACGGCACCCAGCACTTCACCGAGCCGCCGCCGCGCTACACCGAGGCCACGCTCATCAAGGATCTCGAGGACAAGGGTATCGGCCGGCCCAGCACCTACGCGAACATCGTGTCCATCATCCAGGACCGCGAGTACGTGGAGAAGCAGGAGGGGCGACTCAGTCCCACCACCCTGGGCCGCCAGGTGTGGAAGACGCTGGAACGCTTCTTCCCGGAGGTGTTCGACACCTCGTTCACCGCGCAGATGGAGCAGGAGCTCGACCGGGTGGAAGGCGGGGAGTTCGCATGGCAGGCGGTGGTGAAGGATTTCTACGGACCCTTCAAGGAATCGCTCGACCATATCGACGAGAAGAAGGCGCTCCTGAAGAGCGACCTGCAGGAGGAGACCGACGTAAAGTGCGAGAAGTGCGGCCGCAACCTCATCAAGAAGTGGGGCCGCAACGGTCAGTTCCTCGCCTGTCCCGCGTACCCGGAGTGCAAGTTTTCGCGCCCGCTCACCGAGCAGATGCCGAGCGTGCACATCGAGGGCAAGTGTCCCAAGTGCGGTTCGGACCTGGTGGCGAAGACCGGGCGCTACGGCCGCTTCGCCGCCTGCTCGCGCTACCCGGAGTGCAAGCACACCGAGGCGTTCCCCATCGGGATGAACTGCCCGCGCGAGGGCTGCAAGGGCAAGGTGGTCGAGAAGGTCACCAAGCGCATGAAGGTATTCTACGGGTGCAGCGCGTACCCGGAATGCGATTGGGCCAGCTGGGACAAGCCGGCCGAGGAAGAGTGCCCGTCGTGCGGAAACCCCTACCTGGTGCACAAGTCGTCCAAGTCCCGCGGCGAGTTCCTCCGCTGCCCCAAGTGCAAGGAAGAGTTCGCGGGCGAGTAG
- the trmFO gene encoding methylenetetrahydrofolate--tRNA-(uracil(54)-C(5))-methyltransferase (FADH(2)-oxidizing) TrmFO, producing MKEVTIVGGGLAGCEAAWQLADRGVPVRLFEMRPQTPTGAHKTDRLAEIVCSNSFKSTLIDTASGLLKAEMDILGCRLLGVARESAVPAGHALGIDRDLFAAGVTRAIEDHPGIRVERSRVDTLELPRPAIIATGPLTGEALSGALQTHCTSEHLYFYDAIAPSLDGDSIDPGAGYWASRYGKGEADYLNIPFDREQYTRLVEFIRGAEYAQSHEFEEEKYFEACLPIEVLVRRGDDTLRFGPMKPRGLPDPRTGRDPCAVLQLRRESRAGSLLGMVGFQTRMTWASQKEMIRMMPGFADVSVLRFGTIHRNIFLNIPRLCQPYLRDRRLGDVYYAGQICGVEGYVESIASAIVVALSIVAGQHGRRMPPLPPETMLASLMSYVHTPTSQFQPMNANFGIVPPLAVRPRSRTARNEAVAQRALASLRDYRAGHAWLFA from the coding sequence ATGAAGGAAGTGACCATCGTCGGCGGCGGGCTGGCGGGTTGCGAGGCCGCCTGGCAACTGGCCGATCGCGGTGTTCCGGTACGCCTGTTCGAGATGCGCCCGCAGACCCCGACCGGCGCCCACAAGACGGATCGCCTGGCCGAGATCGTCTGCTCGAACTCCTTCAAGTCCACCCTCATCGACACCGCCTCCGGTCTGCTCAAGGCGGAGATGGACATCCTCGGATGCAGGCTGCTGGGTGTCGCGCGCGAGAGCGCGGTGCCGGCGGGGCACGCGCTGGGTATCGACCGCGATCTGTTTGCCGCCGGCGTTACCCGGGCCATCGAAGATCACCCCGGCATCCGCGTGGAACGTTCCCGCGTGGACACGCTGGAATTGCCGCGCCCGGCCATCATCGCCACCGGTCCTCTGACCGGTGAAGCCCTGTCCGGCGCGCTGCAGACCCACTGCACGAGCGAGCATCTCTATTTCTACGACGCCATCGCACCGTCGCTGGATGGCGACAGCATCGACCCAGGCGCGGGGTACTGGGCCAGCCGCTACGGGAAGGGCGAGGCCGACTATCTCAACATCCCCTTCGACCGCGAGCAGTACACGCGTCTTGTGGAGTTCATCCGCGGCGCCGAGTACGCCCAGTCGCATGAGTTCGAGGAAGAGAAGTACTTCGAGGCCTGCCTGCCCATCGAAGTGCTGGTGCGGCGCGGCGACGATACGCTCCGCTTCGGACCCATGAAGCCGCGCGGACTGCCCGATCCGCGCACGGGACGCGATCCCTGCGCGGTGCTGCAACTGCGCCGCGAGAGCCGCGCGGGAAGCCTGCTCGGGATGGTGGGCTTCCAGACGCGAATGACCTGGGCGAGCCAGAAAGAGATGATCCGTATGATGCCCGGCTTTGCGGATGTGTCCGTGCTGCGTTTCGGGACCATTCACCGCAACATATTTCTGAACATCCCCCGGCTGTGCCAGCCGTACCTTCGCGACCGGCGCCTCGGCGATGTCTACTACGCGGGGCAGATCTGCGGTGTGGAGGGGTACGTGGAGTCCATCGCGAGCGCAATCGTGGTGGCGCTGTCCATCGTGGCCGGGCAGCACGGGCGGCGCATGCCGCCGTTGCCGCCGGAGACGATGCTGGCCTCGCTGATGTCCTACGTGCACACGCCCACCAGTCAGTTCCAGCCCATGAACGCCAACTTCGGCATCGTTCCGCCGCTCGCAGTGCGGCCGCGGAGCCGCACGGCGCGCAACGAGGCGGTGGCGCAGCGGGCGCTGGCCTCGCTACGGGACTATCGCGCGGGGCACGCCTGGCTCTTCGCGTGA
- a CDS encoding tyrosine recombinase XerC translates to MLLAAAIERFRVHLEHERGLSPRTVEAYASDLARMAAFLSRRAGSSGTVDAITTADLRAFLAGEVGRGMASRSMMRRVAAIRALFRYLHERDEITNDPTLHLAQRAARRSVPTIVSEERLRDMMDLPDVSSPAGLRDRAVLEFLYGTGVRLRELVTLDVGDFLPLGERVIVKGKGAKSRVVPFVGRAREALLAYWCDRFALTAATDWKLRAVSRQPAFAGRGGARVSPRTVQRIVARHLRLVASVAKASPHALRHAFATHMLDHGADLRSVQELLGHASLSTTQIYTHVSVEHLKRVHRKAHPRA, encoded by the coding sequence ATGCTGCTCGCCGCCGCCATCGAACGCTTCCGTGTCCACCTGGAGCACGAGCGTGGGCTCTCCCCGCGCACGGTGGAGGCGTACGCCAGCGATCTGGCCCGCATGGCGGCGTTTCTCAGCCGGCGGGCCGGAAGCAGCGGGACGGTGGACGCAATCACCACCGCGGACCTGCGCGCCTTTCTGGCGGGAGAAGTGGGACGCGGCATGGCGAGCCGCTCCATGATGCGGCGGGTGGCGGCCATCCGCGCGTTGTTCCGGTATCTGCACGAGCGCGATGAGATCACGAACGATCCCACCCTGCACCTGGCGCAGCGTGCCGCGCGGCGTTCGGTCCCCACCATCGTCAGCGAAGAACGGCTGCGCGACATGATGGATCTGCCCGACGTGTCGTCACCGGCCGGCCTGCGGGACCGTGCCGTGCTCGAGTTTCTCTACGGGACGGGCGTGCGCCTGCGCGAACTGGTCACGCTGGACGTGGGGGACTTTCTGCCGCTGGGGGAGCGGGTGATTGTGAAGGGAAAGGGTGCAAAGTCCCGCGTGGTCCCGTTCGTGGGGCGGGCGCGCGAGGCGCTGCTGGCGTACTGGTGCGACCGGTTTGCGCTGACCGCAGCGACCGACTGGAAGCTGCGGGCGGTTTCCCGCCAGCCCGCCTTCGCGGGGCGCGGCGGGGCGCGTGTGAGTCCGCGGACCGTACAGCGCATCGTCGCGCGCCACCTCCGCCTGGTGGCATCGGTCGCCAAGGCGTCGCCGCACGCGCTGCGCCACGCCTTCGCCACCCACATGCTCGACCACGGCGCCGACCTGCGCAGCGTGCAGGAACTGCTGGGTCACGCGAGTCTCTCCACCACGCAGATCTACACCCACGTTTCCGTTGAGCACCTCAAGCGCGTCCATCGCAAGGCGCACCCCCGCGCATGA
- a CDS encoding Ig-like domain-containing protein produces the protein MTGRESRSNLPAPPRRRAWRAGVFAAAMIAGALACAVQVPPSGGPEDTNPPRVAGTVPARDSTGVAVNSPIAITFSDDMTRARVERSVLVQPPVSFERVRWDGRTLIIQTGDMQRDTTYVVRVKPGYRDNHNVPAKAQFEFAFATGASLDTARVEGVVYFKHEPSGRALVRCFRLPREEDFDPVAARPDRESPTAKDGTYRLRYLPDNDARFLVLAFIDVNGNGALDPPGEPMVVYPDTVFLTAAVPVVQGLDLTIIDPNEPAQVSGLVSNETGIDSVLASVVLEPVADSTLARVYTLCNEAGAFEFSRVRAGEYLLRAFLDLRADSLCGAYDCPDSALTACMEPCSEAPDTLRLEPGATVKVPPLALRRKESP, from the coding sequence ATGACCGGCCGCGAGTCCAGAAGCAATCTCCCGGCTCCGCCGCGCCGCAGGGCGTGGCGCGCGGGCGTGTTTGCGGCCGCGATGATCGCCGGCGCGCTGGCCTGTGCGGTGCAGGTACCACCCTCGGGAGGGCCCGAGGACACCAACCCGCCCCGTGTGGCGGGGACGGTCCCCGCGAGAGATTCGACCGGCGTGGCGGTGAACAGCCCCATCGCCATCACCTTCAGCGACGACATGACCCGCGCGCGCGTGGAACGCTCCGTGCTCGTGCAGCCGCCCGTCAGCTTCGAGCGGGTACGCTGGGACGGCCGCACACTCATCATCCAGACCGGCGATATGCAGCGCGACACCACCTACGTGGTGCGTGTGAAACCCGGGTACCGCGATAATCACAACGTGCCCGCCAAGGCGCAATTCGAGTTTGCCTTCGCGACCGGGGCCTCGCTGGACACGGCACGCGTGGAGGGCGTTGTGTACTTCAAGCACGAGCCCTCCGGACGCGCGCTGGTGCGTTGCTTCCGGCTGCCGCGGGAAGAAGACTTCGACCCGGTGGCGGCGCGCCCCGACCGCGAGTCGCCTACTGCCAAGGACGGCACCTATCGGCTTCGCTACCTGCCGGACAACGACGCGCGCTTCCTGGTGCTCGCGTTCATCGACGTCAACGGCAATGGCGCGCTCGATCCGCCCGGCGAACCGATGGTGGTATACCCCGACACCGTGTTTCTCACCGCTGCGGTACCGGTGGTGCAGGGGCTTGATCTGACCATCATAGACCCCAACGAGCCCGCGCAGGTGAGCGGACTGGTGAGCAACGAAACCGGAATCGACAGCGTGCTGGCGTCGGTGGTGCTGGAGCCGGTGGCGGACAGCACCCTGGCGCGCGTGTACACGTTGTGCAACGAGGCGGGCGCGTTTGAATTCAGCCGTGTGCGGGCGGGGGAGTACCTCCTGCGCGCGTTTTTGGACCTGCGGGCGGACAGCCTGTGCGGGGCCTACGATTGTCCCGACAGCGCGTTGACGGCCTGCATGGAACCCTGCAGCGAGGCGCCGGACACGTTGCGCCTGGAGCCGGGGGCGACGGTGAAGGTGCCACCGCTGGCGCTGCGCAGAAAGGAGTCTCCATGA
- the dapF gene encoding diaminopimelate epimerase: MKLGFMKMNGSGNDFVIIDNSKREVALDGSQIARLCDRRVGIGADGFIMIEPEEGFDFFMRFHNSDGSPAEMCGNGACCAAHFAAAIGRGQPAPEGGMLVRFLTGSGAARARVQGDRVTIELMDAEGMRLSVPVQVAPPECEVHFMTVGTRHVLVPVPDAGAMPSEDVVRWGRALRNDPAFAPQGANVNFMSVGRDGRIVLRTYEKGVEAETLACGTGSIAAAVWYGHLGLMRSPVRILQRSGDELRASFELTRHGACNVVLDAPVAVNFVGITDV, encoded by the coding sequence ATGAAACTCGGATTCATGAAGATGAACGGATCCGGAAACGACTTTGTAATCATCGATAACAGCAAGCGCGAGGTTGCGCTGGACGGCAGCCAGATTGCACGCTTGTGCGACCGTCGTGTTGGTATCGGCGCGGACGGATTCATCATGATCGAGCCCGAGGAGGGGTTCGACTTCTTCATGCGCTTCCACAACTCCGACGGCAGCCCGGCGGAGATGTGCGGCAACGGTGCCTGCTGTGCCGCCCACTTCGCGGCCGCCATCGGCCGTGGCCAACCCGCGCCTGAGGGGGGCATGCTGGTGCGATTCCTCACCGGTTCGGGAGCGGCGCGCGCGCGCGTACAGGGCGACCGCGTGACCATCGAGCTGATGGACGCCGAGGGAATGCGCCTGTCGGTCCCGGTGCAGGTTGCGCCGCCGGAATGCGAGGTGCATTTTATGACGGTGGGCACCCGCCACGTACTGGTGCCCGTGCCCGACGCGGGCGCCATGCCCTCCGAGGACGTGGTGCGCTGGGGACGCGCGTTGCGCAACGACCCCGCGTTCGCCCCCCAGGGCGCCAACGTGAATTTCATGTCGGTGGGCCGGGATGGACGAATCGTGCTGCGCACCTATGAAAAGGGCGTGGAGGCCGAGACTCTCGCCTGTGGAACCGGGTCGATTGCCGCTGCCGTGTGGTACGGGCACCTGGGGCTGATGCGCAGCCCGGTGCGGATACTGCAGCGCAGCGGCGACGAACTGCGCGCGTCGTTCGAATTGACGCGGCACGGCGCGTGCAACGTCGTCCTGGACGCCCCGGTCGCGGTCAACTTTGTGGGAATCACGGACGTCTGA